Proteins encoded by one window of Streptacidiphilus sp. PB12-B1b:
- a CDS encoding DUF4232 domain-containing protein — protein MTTPSNARRRILPLALLAAGTTLALTACGGATGSSSTAAGGAAPSSATSAAASTGGSAAPQSSAPAGSTGSTGGSSTKGSTGSTGGSASGTTISSGSSDATSDAYAYKHPCAGDRLAVKSVYDPSLGATKRLIEVTDTGSTACGLSYYPMVAIDASATINVGHGQAETMQPKVPGGLGGAPYYALYAGRTAYAVVDLDPSHSTAGAGRSYDQLSVIASSDLPNVYEVDTKIVEEGGGSGNPYVKAPFLGLYRSTVADAAASANPANG, from the coding sequence ATGACCACGCCCAGCAACGCCCGCCGCCGCATCCTCCCGCTCGCCCTGCTCGCCGCCGGCACCACCCTGGCGCTGACCGCCTGCGGGGGCGCGACCGGAAGCAGCAGCACCGCCGCAGGCGGCGCCGCGCCGTCGTCCGCGACCTCGGCGGCGGCGTCCACGGGCGGCTCGGCCGCACCGCAGTCCTCCGCCCCGGCGGGCTCCACCGGCTCCACCGGCGGCAGCTCCACCAAGGGATCGACCGGCTCGACCGGCGGCTCCGCGTCCGGGACCACCATCAGCAGCGGCAGCTCCGACGCCACCAGCGACGCGTACGCCTACAAGCACCCCTGTGCCGGTGACCGGCTCGCGGTGAAGTCCGTCTACGACCCGTCGCTGGGCGCGACCAAGCGGCTGATCGAGGTCACCGACACCGGCAGCACCGCCTGCGGCCTCAGCTACTACCCGATGGTGGCGATCGACGCCAGCGCCACCATCAACGTCGGCCACGGCCAGGCCGAGACCATGCAGCCCAAGGTCCCCGGCGGCCTCGGCGGCGCGCCGTACTACGCGCTGTACGCGGGCCGGACCGCCTACGCCGTGGTCGACCTCGACCCGAGCCACAGCACGGCCGGTGCCGGCCGCAGCTACGACCAGCTGTCGGTCATCGCCAGCAGCGACCTGCCGAACGTCTACGAGGTGGACACCAAGATCGTCGAAGAGGGCGGCGGCTCCGGCAACCCCTACGTCAAGGCGCCCTTCCTGGGCCTGTACCGCAGCACCGTCGCGGACGCGGCGGCCTCCGCCAACCCCGCCAACGGCTGA